The following proteins are co-located in the Micromonospora viridifaciens genome:
- a CDS encoding sensor histidine kinase: protein MLGPLVRGSTWRRAVFLLLGGVLALPYALLAGAFAQMLAIDDVPRAVVFGLLLVAVLIAAVPVFLTGSRALEIAAARALLAVELPEPAADHRIDRETRLRAALWIALHLLTGGLVLFAAISALPMALVFLAGPIGLDPGVTRANGFGPLIANPLGATLTGVVLLIGLGYAVAGLGALAASMAPVLLGPSQGERIAALEARAARLAERNRLARELHDSVGHALTVATLQAGAARELLDVDPEFTRRALRAIEETSRHAMDDLDHVLGLLRESEGGARRAPTAPLPTLARLDRLVADTRAAGLAVDSQVSGAVGELPASVSREGYRIVQEGLTNAARHGRGPVTLRVDVPATGLEIELVNGLRGTTGPGRGGRGLDGMRERVLLLGGQLAAGPEGDRWRVRASLPVPRGETTG from the coding sequence GTGTTGGGACCGCTGGTGCGCGGCAGCACCTGGCGGCGTGCCGTGTTCCTGCTGCTCGGCGGGGTGCTCGCGCTGCCGTACGCGCTGCTCGCGGGGGCCTTCGCCCAGATGCTGGCCATCGACGACGTACCCCGGGCGGTGGTCTTCGGGCTGCTGCTGGTGGCCGTGCTGATCGCGGCCGTGCCGGTGTTCCTGACCGGCAGCCGGGCCCTGGAGATCGCCGCCGCGCGGGCGCTGCTCGCCGTCGAGCTGCCCGAGCCGGCGGCGGATCATCGGATCGACCGGGAGACCCGGCTGCGCGCCGCGCTCTGGATCGCCCTGCACCTGCTCACCGGCGGTCTGGTGCTGTTCGCGGCGATCAGCGCCCTCCCGATGGCGCTGGTCTTCCTGGCCGGGCCGATCGGGCTCGACCCGGGCGTGACCCGGGCCAACGGGTTCGGACCGCTGATCGCGAACCCGCTCGGGGCGACGCTGACCGGGGTGGTGCTGCTGATCGGGCTCGGGTACGCGGTGGCCGGGCTGGGCGCGCTCGCCGCGTCGATGGCGCCGGTGCTGCTCGGCCCCTCGCAGGGTGAGCGGATCGCCGCGCTGGAGGCTCGGGCCGCCCGGCTGGCCGAGCGGAACCGGCTGGCCCGCGAGCTGCACGACTCGGTCGGGCATGCGCTGACCGTGGCCACCCTGCAGGCCGGCGCCGCCCGCGAGCTGCTCGACGTCGACCCGGAGTTCACCCGGCGGGCGCTGCGCGCCATCGAGGAGACCAGCCGGCACGCCATGGACGACCTGGACCACGTGCTCGGGCTGCTGCGGGAGAGCGAGGGCGGGGCCCGGCGCGCCCCCACCGCGCCCTTGCCCACCTTGGCCCGGCTGGACCGGCTGGTCGCCGACACCCGGGCCGCCGGCCTGGCGGTGGACTCGCAGGTCAGCGGGGCGGTCGGGGAGTTGCCCGCTTCGGTGTCCCGGGAGGGCTACCGGATCGTGCAGGAGGGGCTGACCAACGCGGCCCGGCACGGTCGCGGACCGGTGACGCTGCGGGTGGACGTACCCGCCACGGGTTTGGAGATCGAGCTGGTCAACGGGCTGCGCGGCACGACCGGGCCGGGGCGTGGCGGGCGCGGGCTGGACGGTATGCGGGAGCGGGTGCTGCTGCTCGGTGGGCAGCTCGCCGCCGGGCCGGAGGGCGACCGGTGGCGGGTCCGGGCATCCCTGCCGGTGCCGAGGGGGGAGACCACCGGGTGA
- a CDS encoding hemerythrin domain-containing protein, with protein sequence MDDITALILDDHAAFRRGFARLDDARDPAEMLAIWEALALHLDIHAEAEEAILYPHLVRHGDDGEEETEDAIGDHNKIRDAIAESKGHEVGSDAWWAAVWRARRENSEHLAEEEDEALPDFRRHADVELRAELGARWLKFYGEHKNGRNLPFLDKDPEKYVQEHR encoded by the coding sequence ATGGACGACATCACCGCGCTGATCCTCGACGACCACGCCGCCTTCCGGCGGGGCTTCGCCCGGCTCGACGACGCCCGCGACCCGGCCGAGATGCTGGCCATCTGGGAGGCGCTCGCCCTGCACCTGGACATCCACGCCGAGGCGGAGGAGGCGATCCTCTACCCCCACCTGGTGCGGCACGGCGACGACGGCGAGGAGGAGACCGAGGACGCCATCGGCGACCACAACAAGATCCGCGACGCGATCGCCGAGTCGAAGGGGCACGAGGTCGGCTCGGACGCATGGTGGGCGGCGGTGTGGCGGGCCCGCCGGGAGAACAGCGAGCACCTGGCCGAGGAGGAGGACGAGGCGCTGCCGGACTTCCGGCGGCACGCCGACGTCGAGCTGCGCGCGGAGCTCGGGGCGCGCTGGCTGAAGTTCTACGGCGAGCACAAGAACGGCCGCAACCTGCCCTTCCTGGACAAGGACCCGGAGAAGTACGTGCAGGAACACCGCTGA
- a CDS encoding aldo/keto reductase: MRFVQLDTPKPISKIGLGTWQFGSKEWGYGPDYERRAADIVRRAIELGVTLFDTAELYGFGRSERILGAALGEDRAKVVVASKIFPVLPVAAVVQQRAVASAARLGVTSIDLYQVHQPNPVVADVTTMRGMRALQDVGLVEEVGVSNYTLRRWQAAEAALGRRVLSNQVRYSMIDRGPEEDLIPYAERAGRIVIAYSPLAQGFLSGRYDAEHPPRGAVRRANPYFLPENLARGTALITTLREVADAHDATPSQIALAYLLRHPNVVAIPGASGVEQMERNAAAAEIDLADDEYAALASGARQFRPVTGLAAVPKLIRARTRR, translated from the coding sequence ATGCGTTTCGTCCAGCTCGACACGCCCAAGCCGATCTCCAAGATCGGTCTCGGCACCTGGCAGTTCGGATCGAAGGAGTGGGGTTACGGCCCCGACTACGAGCGCCGGGCGGCGGACATCGTCCGGCGGGCGATCGAGCTGGGCGTCACCCTCTTCGACACCGCCGAGCTGTACGGCTTCGGCCGCAGCGAGCGGATCCTCGGTGCGGCCCTAGGCGAGGACCGGGCCAAGGTCGTGGTGGCCAGCAAGATCTTCCCGGTGCTGCCGGTCGCCGCGGTGGTGCAGCAGCGGGCGGTCGCCTCCGCGGCGCGGCTCGGCGTCACCAGCATCGACCTCTACCAGGTCCACCAACCGAACCCGGTGGTCGCCGACGTCACCACCATGCGCGGCATGCGCGCCCTGCAGGACGTCGGGCTGGTCGAAGAGGTCGGGGTCAGCAACTACACGCTGCGTCGCTGGCAGGCGGCCGAGGCGGCGCTGGGCCGCCGGGTGCTCAGCAACCAGGTCCGCTACAGCATGATCGACCGCGGCCCCGAGGAGGACCTGATCCCGTACGCGGAGCGGGCCGGGCGGATCGTCATCGCGTACAGCCCGCTCGCGCAGGGTTTCCTCTCCGGCCGCTACGACGCGGAGCATCCGCCGCGCGGGGCGGTCCGTCGCGCCAATCCGTACTTCCTGCCGGAGAACCTGGCCCGCGGCACCGCGCTGATCACCACCCTGCGCGAGGTGGCCGACGCGCACGACGCCACCCCCAGCCAGATCGCCCTGGCGTACCTGCTGCGCCACCCGAACGTGGTGGCCATCCCCGGCGCGTCCGGCGTGGAGCAGATGGAGCGCAACGCCGCCGCCGCCGAGATCGACCTGGCCGACGACGAGTACGCGGCGCTGGCCTCGGGAGCCCGGCAGTTCCGGCCGGTCACCGGGCTGGCCGCCGTACCCAAGCTGATCCGTGCCCGGACCCGGAGGTGA
- a CDS encoding GNAT family N-acetyltransferase: MALLIRPARPAEAADLTELALRSKGHWGYDNEFLARCRTELTLTPADVTVRQVTVAERAGRLVGLLVLAGAPPEMELDMLFVDPPAIGTGVGRVLFDHAVAAARAAGARTLWIDADPGAEPFYRHVGAVPAGTSVSPSTGRTLPRLRHDL, encoded by the coding sequence GTGGCTCTCCTCATCCGCCCCGCCCGACCGGCCGAGGCGGCCGACCTGACCGAGCTGGCCCTGCGCTCGAAGGGGCACTGGGGATACGACAACGAGTTCCTGGCCCGCTGCCGCACCGAGCTGACGCTGACCCCGGCGGACGTGACCGTCCGGCAGGTGACGGTGGCCGAGCGGGCCGGCCGCCTCGTCGGCCTGCTGGTGCTCGCCGGCGCCCCGCCCGAGATGGAGCTGGACATGCTCTTCGTGGACCCGCCGGCGATCGGCACCGGCGTCGGCCGGGTGCTGTTCGACCACGCCGTGGCGGCGGCCCGCGCCGCCGGCGCCCGTACCCTGTGGATCGACGCGGATCCGGGCGCGGAACCGTTCTACCGGCACGTCGGCGCCGTGCCCGCCGGCACCTCGGTCTCGCCCTCCACCGGCCGCACCCTCCCCCGCCTCCGCCACGACCTCTGA
- the mgrA gene encoding L-glyceraldehyde 3-phosphate reductase produces the protein MSYHASEDRYDSMTYRRSGRSGLRLPAISLGLWHNFGPDRPYERQRDIVRRAFDLGITHFDLANNYGPPPGAAEENFGRLLATDLKPYRDELVISSKAGYLMWPGPYGEWGSRKYLISSLDQSLRRMGLDYVDIFYSHRFDPDTPLEETMGALDAIVRSGKALYVGISNYDSEQTARAAAILRDLGTPLLINQPAYSMLNRWTEKDGLLDTLEKVGAGCIAYSPLAQGLLTDRYLGGIPADSRVRTSVFLNESDLSEERMATIRALGAIAERRGQSLAQLALAWALRDPRMTSLIIGASSVAQLEGNVAALDNLDFTAEELAEIDRWLR, from the coding sequence GTGAGCTACCACGCCAGCGAAGACCGATACGACTCGATGACCTACCGGCGCAGCGGGCGGAGCGGGCTGCGCCTGCCCGCCATCTCGCTCGGGCTGTGGCACAACTTCGGGCCGGATCGGCCGTACGAGCGGCAGCGGGACATCGTCCGGCGCGCCTTCGACCTCGGGATCACCCACTTCGACCTGGCCAACAACTACGGCCCGCCGCCCGGCGCGGCGGAGGAGAACTTCGGCCGGCTGCTCGCCACCGACCTGAAGCCGTACCGGGACGAGCTGGTCATCTCCAGCAAGGCCGGCTACCTGATGTGGCCCGGCCCGTACGGCGAGTGGGGCTCCCGCAAGTACCTGATCTCGTCGCTGGACCAGTCGCTGCGCCGGATGGGGCTCGACTACGTCGACATCTTCTACTCGCACCGGTTCGACCCGGACACTCCGCTGGAGGAGACGATGGGCGCGCTCGACGCCATCGTCCGCTCCGGCAAGGCGCTCTACGTGGGCATCTCCAACTACGACTCCGAGCAGACCGCCCGCGCCGCCGCGATCCTGCGCGACCTCGGTACGCCGCTGCTGATCAACCAGCCGGCGTACTCGATGTTGAATCGGTGGACCGAGAAGGACGGGCTGCTGGACACGCTGGAGAAGGTCGGGGCCGGCTGCATCGCGTACAGCCCGCTCGCCCAGGGTCTGCTCACCGACCGCTACCTCGGCGGGATCCCGGCCGACTCGCGGGTACGCACCAGCGTCTTCCTCAACGAGAGCGACCTGAGCGAGGAGCGGATGGCGACCATCCGGGCGCTCGGCGCGATCGCCGAGCGGCGCGGGCAGTCGCTGGCCCAGCTCGCGCTGGCCTGGGCGCTGCGCGACCCGCGGATGACCAGCCTGATCATCGGCGCGAGCAGCGTCGCGCAACTGGAGGGGAACGTGGCCGCGCTGGACAACCTCGACTTCACCGCCGAGGAACTGGCCGAGATCGACCGCTGGCTGCGCTGA
- a CDS encoding DUF4153 domain-containing protein, translating to MSEPSAPDSPQAAPAAEPSGGEVPADVTPYLLVMPSADGAPPGMVWPGQEGQPAWAIPVTVPPGTRGYALFVPLVSPGDAQPVPAQPAAPRVMVPAPGVPTQAAPPTVEGTGSADTPPAGPAPAATAIGATVAGETATGRRATDGTATDEKAADGTATEDTPAAGPAPTAGTAPSTPPQAPAAPVAPPPPGYPPPYAVTRPVLHPGGGWAPRPPVPRTSFLGARWPGPKQATGRAIPLAVLAGALGSAFFVPLSRVGIGWFLGWLTLTLGVLLAVRRHTADLPRTERLIRGGWAAAALALLAVLAFRNAWWLVTFCVLGALGCATLAIVGGKLVRSILFGLLAAPFAAFRGLPWVRRHITASPNVGMVRKVAGSVVATVLVLVVFGSLLASADAAFSDLIGATVPETDIGAMFRGIFLAAVGGLIAVAAVYTLAAPPDLSTVDKPSARRLGLLEWAPAIGALTLLFAGFVVVQFTVLFGGQRHVQKVAGLSYSEYARSGFWQLLFVTLLTLAVLAGVSRWASREQPIERMALRILLGLLSALSVVIVVSALSRMWTYQKVYSFTGERIFVMAFELLLGAIFLMILAAGVRWQGRWIPGTTVALAVAMLLGLAVLNPEDYAAKRNILRYEQTGKIDAWYLRALSADATPALAKLPNAVRRCTLSWIADDLDESDPWYAWNLGRYRARQELDRLGPNAIGGPKDCRKADQFDLPKTRSTR from the coding sequence GTGTCCGAGCCATCGGCGCCAGATTCCCCCCAGGCCGCCCCGGCGGCCGAGCCGAGCGGCGGTGAGGTCCCCGCCGACGTCACGCCGTACCTGCTCGTCATGCCCAGCGCTGACGGAGCGCCGCCCGGCATGGTGTGGCCCGGCCAGGAGGGCCAGCCCGCCTGGGCCATCCCGGTGACCGTGCCGCCCGGCACCCGCGGCTACGCACTGTTCGTACCCCTGGTGTCGCCGGGCGACGCCCAGCCGGTCCCCGCGCAGCCGGCGGCCCCGCGGGTCATGGTGCCCGCGCCGGGCGTTCCCACCCAGGCGGCCCCGCCAACCGTCGAGGGGACGGGGAGCGCGGACACCCCGCCCGCAGGCCCGGCCCCGGCCGCCACGGCCATCGGCGCAACGGTGGCCGGGGAGACAGCGACCGGCCGGCGCGCGACCGACGGAACGGCGACCGACGAGAAGGCAGCCGACGGAACGGCGACCGAAGACACCCCGGCAGCTGGCCCGGCGCCGACGGCCGGCACCGCCCCGTCCACCCCGCCGCAGGCCCCCGCCGCGCCGGTCGCGCCCCCGCCCCCGGGCTATCCGCCGCCGTACGCCGTGACGCGGCCCGTGCTGCACCCCGGCGGCGGCTGGGCGCCCCGCCCACCGGTGCCCCGGACGTCGTTCCTCGGCGCGCGCTGGCCCGGGCCGAAGCAGGCCACCGGGCGGGCCATCCCGCTCGCGGTGCTGGCCGGCGCACTCGGCAGCGCGTTCTTCGTACCGCTGAGCCGGGTCGGCATCGGCTGGTTCCTCGGCTGGCTCACCCTGACCCTCGGCGTGCTGCTGGCGGTCCGGCGCCACACCGCCGACCTGCCCCGCACCGAACGTCTGATCCGCGGCGGCTGGGCGGCGGCGGCCCTGGCCCTGCTCGCCGTCCTCGCCTTCCGCAACGCCTGGTGGCTGGTGACGTTCTGCGTACTCGGCGCGCTGGGCTGCGCGACCCTGGCCATCGTCGGCGGCAAGCTGGTTCGCTCGATCCTGTTCGGCCTGCTCGCGGCACCCTTCGCGGCCTTCCGCGGCCTGCCCTGGGTACGCCGGCACATCACCGCCTCCCCCAACGTCGGGATGGTCCGCAAGGTCGCCGGCTCGGTGGTCGCCACCGTGCTGGTGCTGGTGGTCTTCGGCAGCCTGCTCGCCTCGGCCGACGCGGCGTTCTCCGACCTGATCGGCGCGACCGTCCCGGAGACCGACATCGGGGCGATGTTCCGCGGGATCTTCCTGGCCGCGGTCGGCGGGCTGATCGCCGTCGCGGCGGTCTACACCCTGGCCGCCCCGCCCGACCTGTCGACCGTCGACAAGCCGAGCGCCCGCCGCCTCGGCCTGCTGGAGTGGGCCCCCGCCATCGGGGCGCTCACGCTGCTCTTCGCCGGCTTCGTCGTGGTGCAGTTCACCGTGCTCTTCGGCGGTCAGCGGCACGTCCAGAAGGTCGCCGGGCTGAGCTACTCCGAGTACGCCCGCAGTGGCTTCTGGCAGCTGCTCTTCGTCACCCTGCTGACCCTGGCCGTGCTGGCCGGGGTGAGCCGCTGGGCCAGCCGGGAACAGCCGATCGAGCGGATGGCGCTGCGGATCCTGCTCGGCCTGCTCAGCGCGCTCAGCGTGGTGATCGTGGTGTCGGCGCTGTCCCGGATGTGGACGTACCAGAAGGTCTACAGCTTCACCGGCGAGCGGATCTTCGTGATGGCGTTCGAGCTGCTGCTCGGGGCGATCTTCCTGATGATCCTGGCGGCGGGCGTCCGCTGGCAGGGCCGCTGGATTCCCGGCACCACGGTGGCGCTCGCCGTGGCGATGCTGCTCGGCCTGGCGGTGCTCAACCCGGAGGACTACGCCGCGAAGCGCAACATCCTCCGGTACGAGCAGACCGGCAAGATCGACGCCTGGTACCTGCGGGCACTCTCCGCGGACGCCACCCCCGCCCTGGCGAAGCTGCCCAACGCGGTACGCCGCTGCACGCTGAGCTGGATCGCCGACGACCTCGACGAGTCCGACCCCTGGTACGCCTGGAACCTGGGCCGCTACCGGGCCCGGCAGGAACTCGACCGGCTCGGCCCGAACGCGATCGGCGGGCCGAAGGACTGCCGCAAGGCCGACCAGTTCGACCTGCCCAAGACGCGCAGCACCCGCTGA